The Herminiimonas arsenitoxidans sequence CGCATTGGCGTGCGACATGGTAGTCGCAGGGGAGAGCACCTTATTTGGCTTGCCTGAAGTGAGCTATGGTTTGCTGGCTGCCGCTGGTGGTGTTTTCCGGGCAGTGCGTAGCTTGCCACGGGCGTTGGCAATGGAGTTGCTTCTGACTGCTAAACCTATCACTGCAACGCTGGCACATACACATGGCATGATCAATCACGTAGTTGCCGATACGGAAGTGCTGACGCGTGCCATCTTACTGGCTGAGGCGGTTGCAGCCAACGCACCGTTGGCTGTGATGGAAAGTCTGGCTATTGCACGAAAAGCGGCGGATAACAATGAACATGAGTTGCGCGCCATGATGATGGCTGCAGGTGAGCGATTGATGCAAAGCACGGACTTGAAAGAGGGCTTGCTGGCTTTTCAGGAAAAGCGCACACCGTCCTGGCGTGGGCGGTAATTTATAGAGATTGCAGCAACAGCCGTAGCGCACATCTTCGTTCGTGTTGTTTCTTGATGCAGATTGCATATTGTGACCGTAAAGATCGTGGTATTATAAAAACTGACGATATGACAGTTTTTAAATGATTCAGCTTGAACAAGTCTTTTCAGGATATTTCCGATTCAACTTTTTTGAAGAACATACGCGATGACTTCCTTCCGGCCTCTTCCGCAGTTGAATGAACTTAATACCTTTTTCTGGACCAGCGGCGCCGATGGCAAGTTGCGTATGCAACGTTGCCAGGATTGCCGCAAATGGTTGCATCCGGCAGGCGTCAATTGTCCACACTGCATGAGCCGCAATATTGCTCCTGAAGCATTGTCAGGCCTAGGCACCATTGCGGCGCTGACGATCAATCACCAGCCTTGGTTGCCTGGTGTCGAGGTGCCATACGCTGTTGCGATCGTTAATTTGGATGAACAAAAGGGATTGAACCTGACGACCAATATTGTTGGAGTGCCGATAGCTGAAATACATATCGGGCAACGTGTGCAGGTGAAATTCGAACATATCGAAGATGTTTTCCTGCCTTTGTTTACACCGATTTCCGGCGGCTCGGCAGTCGCTGCGAAATGAGGGGATAGCATGAACGAACATCAAGATGAGCTCGACATCATCCGAGATCAGGCGCGACGTTTTCTCGATGATGCCGCTCAGCCGGAATATCTGAAAAAGTTACTGGAGCAGCCCGGCACTCTGGATCGCCAAACCTGGCAAAGCGCAATTGACTTGGGTTGGCCTGCCATCTTGCACGCAGAAGAGCACGGCGGTATCGGACTTGGATGGAGTGGCCTGTGTGTACTTGCCGAAGAACTGGGACGAAAAGCAGTTTCCTTGCCGTTGTTAATGTCAGCCAGTGTCGCTCGATTGGTGCTGAACAGTGGTACTAGCAATGAGCAAAAAGAAGTCGCTTTGTCGCTGGTTAGTGGGGAACAACAAGCCTGTTTGATTGTGCAAGAAGAGGGCGATGTCGGACTGGCGCTGCATCCTGTGATTGCATACAAGGACGGAAAGCTGAACGGACAGACGACAATTACTGCTTTTGCGGCAAGTGCAGATTATGCATTGGTGCCGGCGCAGCAGGATGGAGTGCTGCATCTGATTCTCGTTGCTCTGAATCAGTCTGGCGTTACACGCACGCTGGAAGCGACGATCGACAACAGCCGTGCTTACGCTGCGTTGCGATTTGATGCTGCGGCAGCGTACAGCTTGGTAAGCGGCGATGCTGCTGTTGCTCAGTTATGGGAAATCGCTAGTGCCGCTGCGCTGGTGACAGCGTTCGAACAGTTGGGCGGTGCGCAGATTTGTCTTGAGATGGCGCGTGATTATGCGCTAGAGCGCAAGGCATTCGGGCAGCCTATTGGTCGCTTCCAATCGATCAAGAGCAAGCTGGCAGATATGTACGTACGTATCGAAATTGCGCGCGGCTGCGCCTTGGATGCGTTGGCTGCTTTGGAGCATGGCGATGTGTCGTGGAAGGCTTTGGCTGCAGCCGCACGAGTCGGTGCAATCGACGCTTACGAAATCGCTGCACGAGAAAATATTCAAACACACGGTGCCATCGGGGTTACCTGGGAAGCCATGCCGCATCATCACTATCGTCGTTCGCGCGCGTTGGCGGTGGAGCTTGGTTGCGCAGTCGTTTGGCGAGAGCGTCTACTGAGCGAATCAGGAATCGGAAATCTTGCGTGATTTGTATCAGGCAGATCTATAAGCGCAAGTAACGAGCAAAAACCACAAGTAAAAACAACGAGTATAAAAATGGGAGGAGACCAATGAATCCATTGGATGGCACAGATGGTCTGCATCTTCAGATTTATCGGGAAAACGCGATCACTTGGCTGGCGCAGCATGCGCCACGTTATTCCGGTGCTGCCCGCGAGGGATTGAGTTTTGATGAAGATGTCGCATTGGCACGGGCCTGGCAAGCATGCAAGGCTGAGCATGGCTATGCAGCGTTAACCTTGCCGAAGCAATACGGTGGTGGTGGTCGCAGCGAACTTGAAAAAATAGTCTTCTGTGAAGAAGAGATGCGCTATGACTTACCTCTTCTCTACTTCAGCATCAGCCTGAGTAATCCTCTGCCTATCATGTTGCGTTATGCGCCTGAAGAGGAGCGTCTGCGATTGGCGCCACCAGCGATTCGTGGCGAACAGATCTGGTGCCAATTGTTCTCCGAGCCCGCTGCAGGGTCTGATCTTGCGGCCTTGCGTTTGAAAGCAGAGCGCAAAGATGATGGCTGGCTGCTGAATGGGCAGAAGGTCTGGACCAGTTGGGCGCAACTCGCTGATTGGGGCGTCATTATCGCGCGTACCGATCCAACTGTTCCCAAACACTCGGGGCTGACTTATTTTTACGTTGATATGAAATCACCCGGCGTCACTGTGCGCGGTATACGCCGCATGGTAGATGAAGCTGATTTGAATGAGGTGTTTTTCGATAACGTGTTTATCCCGGATAGCCAACGCTTGGGTGCTGTGGGTGGCGGCTTCAAGGTAGCGGTCGAAACCTTGATGATAGAGCGTTATGCGGTCACCGATGAATCGGGTTATGGACCGACGCTGGAGGCGTTTGTCGAACTTGCGGCCAAATCACGTATCAATGGTGTCTCTGCATTGCAGGATGGAGAAGTGCGCGCTGCGATTGCTCAGGCTTTCATCGAACGTCAAGGTTTGCGTTCTATCCATCGCAGGGCGATCACCGCGATGGCGCAGGGCAAGATGCCCGGACCGGAAGGCGCGATCCGCAAATTATTGCTGGGACGTACACGGCAGCGTCTCGGCGCATTGGCAGTCGACTTGCTCGGCGCTGGTGGTGTCTCTATGCCGGAAGAAGTTTCTTCCACGCGAAATTTCACTCGCGCTTACATGGATCCGATTTTGCGTATTGCCGGCGGCACTGACGAGGTACTGATCAATACCTTGGCTGAACGCATACTCGGATTGCCTCAGGATTATCGACCTGATAAGGGTTTGCCTTTCAATCAAAGCTGAGCGCCACAGTATCGGCATGTACACGAAATAGGTAACGGATATGGCTTGCATATCCGCTAGATTAATTTTGTCTTTTGGAGTGTTCCATGAATTTTGACATCGATCCCGCCGATGTTGCCTTTAGAGAAGAAGTGCGCAGTTTTCTGCGTGAAAATTTGTCTGCGGATATGGCCGAACGCAATTCACGCGGCTTTCATTTCTTGCGTGATGATATGCGCGCATGGACCAAGGTACTTAACAAAAAAGGTTGGTCGGGGCCGAACTGGCCGCGCGAATGGGGTGGACCAGGCTGGTCGCCAGTGCGTCAATTCATCTTTGACGAAGAGTGTTTCATGGCGGGTGCGCCGACAGTTGATACCGCCGGTTTCAAAATGATAGGCCCGGTCATCATGACTTTCGGCAGCGAGGAAATGAAACGGGAATTCGGGCCACGCATACTTAATGGTGATGTGTACTGGGGGCAGGGTTTTTCAGAACCTAACGCTGGTTCAGATTTGGGTTCGTTGTCGACTCGTGCGGTGCGTGATGGCGATGACTACGTCATCAATGGTCAGAAGATATGGACATCTTTCGTCGAGTCGGCGGACATGATTTTCATGTTGGTCAAGACAGATCCGGAAGCGCGTCAGCGCGGTATTTCCATGTTGCTGGTGGATAGACATGCGCCAGGCATCACGATCCGTCCCATCATTGATATCGGCGAAGGCTATAGCTTGAATGAAGTCTTCTTCGACGATGTGCGTACTCCTGCGAAATACTTGGTCGGGGAAGAGGGTAAAGGCTGGAGTTACGCCAAGCATTTGCTTGATCTGGAGCGTGCCTTTAGTGCCGAATGGCCGCGCAACAAGCGCAATCTGGAGCAGCTGCGCACAATGTCGAACAAGGCCAATGCGCAGGGGCAACGCTTGATCGATACACCGGGTTTTGCAGCACGCCTAGCGCAGTTGGATATAGATTTGCAGGCACTGGAGTGGTTGACGCTGCGCGCCCTGTATGAGCGCAAGGGAGGCAGCACCGCATTACCGGTCGGATCGCTGTTGAAGGTGCGCGGTTCTGAGTTGTTGCAAAAAATAGGCGAGATGCAGGTCGAGGCCTTGGGTGATTACGGCGCATATTTTTATGAACATCCGCATGATGCTGCGCTGGAAGTCGCAAGCTGGCCGCCAGGGCCGGCGCATGCTCCCGGTGTACTGGCCGACTATATGTATCGTCGCGCTACGACTATCTATGGCGGTGCCAAC is a genomic window containing:
- a CDS encoding acyl-CoA dehydrogenase family protein, producing the protein MNPLDGTDGLHLQIYRENAITWLAQHAPRYSGAAREGLSFDEDVALARAWQACKAEHGYAALTLPKQYGGGGRSELEKIVFCEEEMRYDLPLLYFSISLSNPLPIMLRYAPEEERLRLAPPAIRGEQIWCQLFSEPAAGSDLAALRLKAERKDDGWLLNGQKVWTSWAQLADWGVIIARTDPTVPKHSGLTYFYVDMKSPGVTVRGIRRMVDEADLNEVFFDNVFIPDSQRLGAVGGGFKVAVETLMIERYAVTDESGYGPTLEAFVELAAKSRINGVSALQDGEVRAAIAQAFIERQGLRSIHRRAITAMAQGKMPGPEGAIRKLLLGRTRQRLGALAVDLLGAGGVSMPEEVSSTRNFTRAYMDPILRIAGGTDEVLINTLAERILGLPQDYRPDKGLPFNQS
- a CDS encoding acyl-CoA dehydrogenase family protein, giving the protein MNFDIDPADVAFREEVRSFLRENLSADMAERNSRGFHFLRDDMRAWTKVLNKKGWSGPNWPREWGGPGWSPVRQFIFDEECFMAGAPTVDTAGFKMIGPVIMTFGSEEMKREFGPRILNGDVYWGQGFSEPNAGSDLGSLSTRAVRDGDDYVINGQKIWTSFVESADMIFMLVKTDPEARQRGISMLLVDRHAPGITIRPIIDIGEGYSLNEVFFDDVRTPAKYLVGEEGKGWSYAKHLLDLERAFSAEWPRNKRNLEQLRTMSNKANAQGQRLIDTPGFAARLAQLDIDLQALEWLTLRALYERKGGSTALPVGSLLKVRGSELLQKIGEMQVEALGDYGAYFYEHPHDAALEVASWPPGPAHAPGVLADYMYRRATTIYGGANEVQRTIIARSFLEL
- a CDS encoding enoyl-CoA hydratase-related protein is translated as MSAKAESVITDQHLILTERVGRHVLLVTINRPDKRNAINVAASHRLAAVVREAELDDSVRAVVLTGAGGKCFSAGADLEDIANGRGNDIAIGNAGMGGFIHAQRRKPWIAAVRGAALGGGMEFALACDMVVAGESTLFGLPEVSYGLLAAAGGVFRAVRSLPRALAMELLLTAKPITATLAHTHGMINHVVADTEVLTRAILLAEAVAANAPLAVMESLAIARKAADNNEHELRAMMMAAGERLMQSTDLKEGLLAFQEKRTPSWRGR
- a CDS encoding acyl-CoA dehydrogenase family protein, which gives rise to MNEHQDELDIIRDQARRFLDDAAQPEYLKKLLEQPGTLDRQTWQSAIDLGWPAILHAEEHGGIGLGWSGLCVLAEELGRKAVSLPLLMSASVARLVLNSGTSNEQKEVALSLVSGEQQACLIVQEEGDVGLALHPVIAYKDGKLNGQTTITAFAASADYALVPAQQDGVLHLILVALNQSGVTRTLEATIDNSRAYAALRFDAAAAYSLVSGDAAVAQLWEIASAAALVTAFEQLGGAQICLEMARDYALERKAFGQPIGRFQSIKSKLADMYVRIEIARGCALDALAALEHGDVSWKALAAAARVGAIDAYEIAARENIQTHGAIGVTWEAMPHHHYRRSRALAVELGCAVVWRERLLSESGIGNLA
- a CDS encoding Zn-ribbon domain-containing OB-fold protein, whose product is MTSFRPLPQLNELNTFFWTSGADGKLRMQRCQDCRKWLHPAGVNCPHCMSRNIAPEALSGLGTIAALTINHQPWLPGVEVPYAVAIVNLDEQKGLNLTTNIVGVPIAEIHIGQRVQVKFEHIEDVFLPLFTPISGGSAVAAK